One Coffea eugenioides isolate CCC68of unplaced genomic scaffold, Ceug_1.0 ScVebR1_3253;HRSCAF=4434, whole genome shotgun sequence genomic window carries:
- the LOC113757702 gene encoding sufE-like protein 1, chloroplastic/mitochondrial — translation MRARTTIQALSSSPPFPLFNPKASLQNLSLRIPIPVPLFCSQIEKPMSISPSFRLFSTKNPQLLARPRYSPDSETPKIASLHSKPTNLFSSRPITIQRIPTKPIFSTPSASPAATLQPIEELPPKLQEIIKLFQAVEEPKAKYEQLLFYGRNLRPLDGRFKTSENKVQGCVSQVWVRTYLDSDKNVVFEADSDSVLTKGLAALLVQGLSGRPVEEILRVTPDFAVLLGLQQSLTPSRNNGFLNMLKLMQKKALQLYLEAQKAEDSVGQLSESPDESSMSNSGLNNDGGNGDVKSRVSSEEDVTDLKLDSGNGGALGSRGMRIKAKLVSELKPVELEVEDISYQHAGHAGVKGSDGETHFNVKVVSEEFEGKSLVKRHRLIYGLLQDELQSGLHALSIVAKTPSEVNSS, via the coding sequence ATGAGAGCAAGAACAACAATTCAAGCCCTCAGCTCGTCTCCTCCCTTTCCTCTCTTCAACCCCAAAGCTTCCCTTCAAAATCTTAGTTTGCGAATTCCAATCCCTGTCCCTCTTTTCTGTTCCCAAATCGAAAAACCAATGTCAATTTCCCCTTCTTTTCGCTTATTCTCCACCAAAAACCCACAATTGCTCGCGCGCCCACGCTATTCACCAGACTCTGAAACCCCCAAGATTGCATCTTTGCACTCAAAACCCACAAATCTTTTCTCCTCTAGGCCTATTACAATTCAAAGAATACCCACAAAGCCAATATTTTCAACACCATCAGCTTCCCCAGCTGCCACTCTCCAACCCATTGAAGAGCTGCCCCCGAAGCTCCAAGAAATCATCAAACTTTTCCAGGCCGTTGAAGAACCAAAGGCCAAGTATGAGCAGCTCTTGTTTTATGGAAGAAATTTAAGGCCTTTGGATGGTCGGTTTAAGACCAGTGAGAACAAAGTACAAGGCTGCGTTTCGCAGGTATGGGTCAGAACATACCTTGATTCGGATAAAAATGTAGTCTTTGAGGCTGATTCTGATTCAGTTCTTACCAAAGGCTTAGCTGCTTTGCTTGTTCAAGGCCTTTCAGGCCGTCCTGTGGAGGAGATTTTGAGAGTTACACCTGATTTTGCGGTGCTTCTTGGGTTGCAGCAGAGTCTTACACCTTCTAGGAATAATGGGTTTTTGAATATGTTGAAATTAATGCAGAAGAAGGCCTTGCAATTGTATTTGGAAGCTCAAAAGGCGGAAGATTCGGTTGGTCAGTTATCTGAAAGCCCGGATGAAAGCTCGATGTCAAATTCGGGATTAAACAATGACGGTGGAAATGGGGATGTAAAGAGTAGAGTGAGTTCTGAAGAAGATGTTACTGATTTGAAATTGGATTCTGGTAATGGTGGTGCATTGGGGAGTAGGGGGATGAGGATCAAGGCGAAGTTAGTGAGTGAGCTGAAGCCTGTAGAATTGGAAGTTGAAGATATATCTTATCAGCATGCTGGGCATGCTGGGGTTAAGGGCAGTGATGGGGAGACACATTTTAACGTCAAGGTGGTGTCGGAGGAGTTTGAAGGTAAAAGTTTGGTTAAAAGGCACAGATTGATATATGGTTTGTTGCAAGATGAGTTGCAAAGTGGACTGCACGCTTTGTCTATTGTAGCAAAGACACCATCTGAAGTTAATAGTAGCTAA
- the LOC113757703 gene encoding fructose-bisphosphate aldolase 5, cytosolic isoform X2: MSAFVGKYAELIKTANYIATPGKGILAADESTGTIGKRLASINVENIESNRQALRELLFTSPGALACLSGVILFEETLYQKTSDGKPFVEVLQENNVVPGIKVDKGVVELAGTNGETTTQGLDSLGARCAQYYRAGARFAKWRAVLKIGPTEPSELSVQQNAQGLARYAIICQENGLVPIVEPEILTDGNHDIKKCAAVTEIVLAAVYKALSDHHVLLEGTLLKPNMVTPGSDSPKVAPEVIAEYTVTALRRTVPAAVPGIVFLSGGQSEEEATLNLNGMNKLEVLKPWTLSFSFGRALQQSTLKIWAGKKENVEKAQDAFLARCKANSDATLGKYAGGSAGGLASESLYVKEYKY; encoded by the exons ATGTCGGCCTTTGTGGGAAAGTATGCCG AACTCATCAAGACTGCCAACTACATTGCCACCCCTGGGAAGGGTATTTTGGCAGCTGATGAGAGCACTGGCACTATTGGCAAGCGTTTGGCTAGCATTAATGTGGAGAACATAGAGTCTAACCGTCAAGCTCTTCGTGAGCTCCTCTTCACCTCACCAGGGGCCCTCGCTTGCCTCTCCGGCGTAATACTCTTTGAGGAAACCCTTTACCAGAAAACATCAGACGGGAAGCCCTTCGTCGAAGTCCTTCAAGAAAACAATGTGGTTCCCGGGATCAAAGTCGACAAGGGAGTCGTTGAACTGGCAGGGACAAATGGCGAGACTACCACTCAAGGGCTTGATTCCCTTGGAGCTCGTTGCGCACAGTATTACAGGGCAGGTGCACGTTTTGCCAAGTGGCGCGCAGTCCTGAAAATTGGTCCTACTGAACCATCGGAGCTATCCGTCCAGCAGAATGCGCAGGGTTTGGCTCGCTATGCCATTATCTGTCAAGAGAATGGACTTGTCCCAATTGTTGAGCCAGAAATTCTGACTGATGGAAACCATGACATTAAAAAATGTGCGGCTGTTACGGAGATTGTTCTTGCAGCCGTTTACAAGGCCCTGAGTGACCACCATGTTCTTCTTGAAGGAACACTCTTAAAGCCTAACATGGTCACGCCTGGCTCTGATAGCCCAAAG GTGGCACCAGAAGTAATTGCCGAGTACACCGTTACAGCACTGCGCCGAACTGTTCCAGCGGCAGTGCCAGGGATTGTATTTCTGTCAGGTGGACAAAGTGAGGAAGAGGCAACACTAAACCTGAATGGGATGAACAAGTTGGAGGTGCTGAAGCCATGGACACTCTCATTCTCATTTGGGCGTGCTCTGCAGCAAAGCACACTCAAGATATGGGCTGGCAAGAAGGAGAACGTGGAGAAAGCTCAAGATGCATTTTTGGCAAGATGCAAAGCTAATTCGGATGCTACTCTTGGGAAATATGCTGGTGGAAGTGCTGGTGGATTGGCCTCAGAGAGTTTGTATGTGAAAGAGTACAAGTATTAG
- the LOC113757703 gene encoding fructose-bisphosphate aldolase 5, cytosolic isoform X1, with the protein MSAFVGKYAEELIKTANYIATPGKGILAADESTGTIGKRLASINVENIESNRQALRELLFTSPGALACLSGVILFEETLYQKTSDGKPFVEVLQENNVVPGIKVDKGVVELAGTNGETTTQGLDSLGARCAQYYRAGARFAKWRAVLKIGPTEPSELSVQQNAQGLARYAIICQENGLVPIVEPEILTDGNHDIKKCAAVTEIVLAAVYKALSDHHVLLEGTLLKPNMVTPGSDSPKVAPEVIAEYTVTALRRTVPAAVPGIVFLSGGQSEEEATLNLNGMNKLEVLKPWTLSFSFGRALQQSTLKIWAGKKENVEKAQDAFLARCKANSDATLGKYAGGSAGGLASESLYVKEYKY; encoded by the exons ATGTCGGCCTTTGTGGGAAAGTATGCCG AAGAACTCATCAAGACTGCCAACTACATTGCCACCCCTGGGAAGGGTATTTTGGCAGCTGATGAGAGCACTGGCACTATTGGCAAGCGTTTGGCTAGCATTAATGTGGAGAACATAGAGTCTAACCGTCAAGCTCTTCGTGAGCTCCTCTTCACCTCACCAGGGGCCCTCGCTTGCCTCTCCGGCGTAATACTCTTTGAGGAAACCCTTTACCAGAAAACATCAGACGGGAAGCCCTTCGTCGAAGTCCTTCAAGAAAACAATGTGGTTCCCGGGATCAAAGTCGACAAGGGAGTCGTTGAACTGGCAGGGACAAATGGCGAGACTACCACTCAAGGGCTTGATTCCCTTGGAGCTCGTTGCGCACAGTATTACAGGGCAGGTGCACGTTTTGCCAAGTGGCGCGCAGTCCTGAAAATTGGTCCTACTGAACCATCGGAGCTATCCGTCCAGCAGAATGCGCAGGGTTTGGCTCGCTATGCCATTATCTGTCAAGAGAATGGACTTGTCCCAATTGTTGAGCCAGAAATTCTGACTGATGGAAACCATGACATTAAAAAATGTGCGGCTGTTACGGAGATTGTTCTTGCAGCCGTTTACAAGGCCCTGAGTGACCACCATGTTCTTCTTGAAGGAACACTCTTAAAGCCTAACATGGTCACGCCTGGCTCTGATAGCCCAAAG GTGGCACCAGAAGTAATTGCCGAGTACACCGTTACAGCACTGCGCCGAACTGTTCCAGCGGCAGTGCCAGGGATTGTATTTCTGTCAGGTGGACAAAGTGAGGAAGAGGCAACACTAAACCTGAATGGGATGAACAAGTTGGAGGTGCTGAAGCCATGGACACTCTCATTCTCATTTGGGCGTGCTCTGCAGCAAAGCACACTCAAGATATGGGCTGGCAAGAAGGAGAACGTGGAGAAAGCTCAAGATGCATTTTTGGCAAGATGCAAAGCTAATTCGGATGCTACTCTTGGGAAATATGCTGGTGGAAGTGCTGGTGGATTGGCCTCAGAGAGTTTGTATGTGAAAGAGTACAAGTATTAG